A window of Lodderomyces elongisporus chromosome 8, complete sequence genomic DNA:
TTGAACCCATAGACTAACATCAGAGCCATTAGACACAATAGATAAGGATACATACGAAATCAAGAAGGATGAAGATGTTGACGGAATTATAGACTCAATAGAATCCTTGATCGAAGAGTTGCCAGATACAACACCCAGGTATATCGTGGTGTCGTACCCAATAAAGACGAAGGATGGCAGATTACAATCACCTTTAGTGATGTTGTACTGGATCCCACCAACTACGGGGTCCAATTCTCGAATGTTGTACGCAGGAGCAGTTGAGCAATTTAGAGACAAGGCTGGTGTGTCAAAGTATGTATAAAGATTGGAAACTCTCAAGAccagaagaaataaaataaattaaaattagaaaaacAACAGGAGATAAGTCTATCGAGAATCCGTTTTTGATTTAAATGTCACCCAAAAAACTctaattttcaatttcctcCCTGCATTGAAGCCTTTTGTCCGTGTTCGAGTtgataattttttgtttttctagtttcaaataaaaaagttaCTAACACTTTATAAAATAGATTGATCAAAgtcgaagaagaagaagattttgaaaattttgaatCGCTTCTAGTATAAGCATGCAACGTCCCTTGTAAATGGCGACTTTTAATAATCTCACATTCACACTGAAAAGATTTGGTTGGAAACCAAAATGACGAAATCACTAATAGAACAgtctcctttcttttttacgttctttcttttttacgttcattcattctttctttctttcattcattcttttcattgctttgtttatttCTGACATCTTGGAGGGGATCAAAGAACTCTTTTCGTCCTTCTGTTTTTGCTAGACCGACCTTCTCAAAGTATTCCCCAGTATAGTCTACGTCTTGAAGCACAAAATATCCTGCATATAACTCCATAGATAAAATGTTTAGCGAAACAAGGGTAGTGTATTGTTGACTGAAAAAttacatttttcaaaaatttttttttctctgcATCTTCATTCTCTGCTGGAAGCTcaagaaaaattttttttttcttcaaaactACAAATACCCATCTAATCcttctgctttttttttcctttcttttgctctttttccatcatcatcctcatccaCCAGCAGataatataataaaaatcAGTCAAAATGGGTCGTATGCATTCAGCCGTATGTTACTTTCATGAAATACAAACGAAACCAATAATCATTGTGTTTACAATGCAAGAGGAAAACATAACAGTATCTTAATTTAGggaattagaaaaaaaaaatttgaaaaacagTGATGAAGATGGTTCCTCCAATGTTTTCAAGAgtctttttcaaagtagACAGCTCACCTACGGTCGACATATTACAGTACCTAGAGATGTCACTATATACGCTTTGATTATTTTGATGTCTTGAACGTTGTAGAGGAACGATGTTGTAATTTTTGGATCTAAAGAGCGGATGGATTATGCTTGACAATACCCAACGGTACAGTTCAAAagtgttttcttttcccccGCCAAGATCCAGTTCGCACGAGTACATCTTTCAATTTGCCATTTTGATATTAGTTTGTTCTGCTTCACCCGTAGGGTCTATGCTGTCAGTACAAAATTTAGACCCGGTATTTTAGCTTTTGCTTACTGGAGaaaatttttgtattgACAGGACCTATGTGTTTGGAACGACTTGAttatatttgtttattgttaGAGCAGCTCGTGTGAGATTATAAAGTCTTTTGTTGCATTAGTTTATTAATATCCCCCCGAACGCAAAGGCTACTGTTTATTTTCGTCCCTATCATCATCCATCTCTTGACCAGTACTAAcattataattttttttttacaggGTAAAGGTATTTCTTCCTCCGCCATTCCATACTCAAGAAACGCGCCATCATGGTTCAAATTGTCCAGcgatgatgttgttgaacaAATCATCAAGTACGCTAGAAAGGGTTTGACTCCATCTTCTATTGGTGTTATCTTGAGAGATGCTCACGGTGTTTCACAAACCAAGGTTGTTACCGGTAACAAGATCTTGAGAATCTTGAAATCCAACGGTTTGGCTCCAGAAATTCCAGAAGAT
This region includes:
- the RPS13 gene encoding ribosomal 40S subunit protein S13 (BUSCO:EOG0926514P) — protein: MGRMHSAGKGISSSAIPYSRNAPSWFKLSSDDVVEQIIKYARKGLTPSSIGVILRDAHGVSQTKVVTGNKILRILKSNGLAPEIPEDLYFLIKKAVSVRKHLERNRKDKDSKFRLILIESRIHRLARYYRTVSVLPPNWKYESATASALVA
- a CDS encoding uncharacterized protein (BUSCO:EOG09265I60) encodes the protein MSSNLYSFSSDTLSELRKFRFQSARVDKMQALIYTIDKDTYEIKKDEDVDGIIDSIESLIEELPDTTPRYIVVSYPIKTKDGRLQSPLVMLYWIPPTTGSNSRMLYAGAVEQFRDKAGVSKLIKVEEEEDFENFESLLV